A window of the Thermoflexus sp. genome harbors these coding sequences:
- a CDS encoding sensor histidine kinase, which yields MREALQTFFMTNRVILYSIYGQVFFTMGVILAVQSLRHSRLRLAQALPWLVLFGLLHGLHEWGDVFIPIQATYLPAFLIKLLHIAQVFLLALSFLCLFQFGVATLSPLPSPWRWAFWLPAGVFLVWLLGPFYIGLALIPEITDWHAAASAMARYSLGLPGGLLAAYGLRVHAHRHIAPLDLPDIFRTLRIAGLAMAGYGIAGGLLGPAVPFFPGNLLNEDVVFQAVGVPMPVWRSILGLILLIALLRSIEVFQVEIDRRLEEMERANILALERERIGRDLHDRVLQQIYAAGLLAEVLREQCTSSAPMSEVLDRILISLNRAIEDIRLYILTLQGISRPGHLRSLLEEIIRDPRFRSLIDIEARIEVPDLTLEPEQAAHLAAILTEAFSNVIRHARVRRALLEARMEDGRLRIGVRDEGVGMRPDHPVGMGLRTMQERARLLGGVLRIESQPGEGTTVWLELPVERKG from the coding sequence GTGCGCGAGGCCTTGCAGACCTTTTTTATGACCAATCGGGTCATCCTGTATTCCATTTATGGCCAGGTCTTCTTTACGATGGGGGTGATCCTGGCTGTTCAAAGCCTGCGCCACAGCCGGCTGCGGCTGGCGCAGGCGCTCCCCTGGTTGGTGCTTTTCGGGCTCCTGCACGGTCTCCATGAGTGGGGCGATGTGTTTATTCCCATCCAGGCGACCTACCTGCCCGCCTTTCTGATCAAGCTGCTGCACATCGCCCAGGTGTTTCTCCTGGCGCTCTCCTTCCTTTGCTTGTTCCAGTTCGGGGTCGCGACGCTTAGCCCTCTGCCTTCCCCATGGCGTTGGGCCTTCTGGCTTCCTGCAGGGGTGTTCCTGGTGTGGTTGTTAGGCCCCTTCTACATCGGCCTCGCGTTGATCCCGGAGATCACGGATTGGCATGCTGCTGCTTCCGCCATGGCACGCTATAGCCTGGGGCTCCCGGGCGGGTTGCTGGCCGCTTATGGCCTTCGGGTCCACGCTCATCGCCATATTGCCCCGCTGGATCTGCCGGATATCTTCCGAACCCTCCGGATCGCCGGGCTGGCGATGGCAGGATATGGGATCGCGGGGGGGCTCCTGGGGCCCGCCGTGCCCTTTTTCCCGGGGAATCTGCTCAATGAGGACGTGGTGTTCCAGGCTGTGGGAGTCCCGATGCCGGTCTGGCGTTCCATTCTGGGCCTGATCCTGCTGATCGCCCTCCTCCGTTCCATAGAAGTTTTCCAGGTGGAAATCGATCGCCGGCTGGAGGAGATGGAGCGGGCGAATATCCTCGCCCTGGAGCGGGAGCGGATCGGGCGGGACCTCCATGACCGTGTTCTCCAGCAAATTTATGCTGCTGGGCTGCTCGCGGAGGTCCTGCGCGAACAGTGCACCTCCAGTGCGCCGATGAGCGAGGTTCTGGATCGAATCCTGATCTCTCTGAACCGAGCGATCGAAGACATCCGGCTTTACATTTTGACCTTGCAGGGCATCTCCCGGCCCGGGCATCTGCGCTCATTGCTGGAGGAGATCATTCGGGATCCCCGCTTCCGGAGCCTCATCGATATCGAGGCGCGGATTGAGGTTCCGGATCTGACCCTGGAGCCCGAGCAGGCGGCTCATCTGGCGGCTATCCTGACCGAGGCGTTCAGCAACGTGATCCGTCACGCGCGCGTCCGTCGGGCGCTCCTGGAGGCCCGGATGGAAGATGGCCGCCTGCGGATCGGGGTTCGTGATGAAGGGGTGGGAATGCGCCCGGATCATCCAGTGGGGATGGGCTTGCGGACCATGCAGGAGCGCGCGCGGCTGCTGGGAGGGGTCCTGCGTATTGAGAGTCAGCCGGGAGAGGGAACGACGGTATGGCTGGAGTTGCCGGTGGAGCGCAAAGGATGA
- a CDS encoding MerR family transcriptional regulator, whose protein sequence is MEREERLWTIGEVVHHLQERFPDVTPSKLRYWEKAGLIRPRRTQGGHRLYCPMDVERLALILSLRARHRLPLPVVRALLDRLEEDPALNLGAVEALLQVLQESEGGKFAALTAEQAARRAGISMEQLRRMEALGLLPDGSSGEERRYNLEDVALMRVVRDLEAMGITCQNLAFYVKLVRAQVRHDISLYAPLVGDLDTDAERIGRFRELHHRIQTLIGLLYRKYVRRALMRRWLRRRARSA, encoded by the coding sequence ATGGAGCGGGAAGAGCGATTGTGGACGATTGGTGAAGTGGTTCATCACCTGCAAGAGCGTTTCCCGGATGTAACGCCGAGCAAGCTGCGTTACTGGGAGAAAGCCGGTCTGATCCGTCCCCGGCGCACCCAGGGAGGGCATCGCCTGTATTGCCCGATGGATGTGGAGCGGCTGGCTCTGATCCTGAGCCTGCGGGCGCGCCATCGGCTTCCCCTTCCCGTGGTGCGGGCGTTGCTGGACCGTCTGGAAGAGGACCCGGCGCTGAACCTGGGTGCGGTGGAGGCGCTGCTGCAGGTACTGCAGGAATCCGAGGGGGGGAAGTTTGCTGCGCTGACGGCCGAGCAAGCCGCTCGACGGGCGGGGATCTCCATGGAGCAACTCCGCCGGATGGAGGCCCTGGGCCTTCTGCCGGATGGGAGCTCGGGTGAAGAACGGCGCTACAATCTGGAGGATGTGGCGCTGATGCGGGTAGTGCGGGACCTCGAGGCCATGGGGATCACGTGTCAGAACCTGGCTTTCTATGTGAAGCTGGTTCGCGCCCAGGTCCGCCATGATATATCGCTTTACGCTCCGCTGGTGGGGGATCTGGACACCGATGCCGAGCGTATCGGGCGCTTCCGGGAGCTTCATCATCGGATCCAGACGCTGATCGGCCTGCTTTACCGCAAGTATGTGCGCCGCGCGTTGATGCGGCGCTGGCTGCGTCGAAGGGCTCGCTCCGCGTAA